One Microbacter margulisiae genomic window carries:
- a CDS encoding MarR family winged helix-turn-helix transcriptional regulator, giving the protein MRIEDEIDGHFRNEYHKGMINLIYTTNEIHFEFLSYLRKHSLTSQQYNVLRLLRGYGGIPRSIDFLRNRMLDKKSDMSRIIDRLYAQQLVDRVENNSDRRQKEISITQKGKDLLDKMDDCEKHSDSLLKNLTEEEAKELNRLLDKIRDKNETH; this is encoded by the coding sequence ATGCGCATTGAAGATGAAATAGATGGACACTTTCGAAATGAATACCACAAAGGGATGATAAATTTGATTTATACCACCAATGAAATTCATTTTGAATTTTTGAGTTATCTCCGTAAACACAGTCTAACCTCACAGCAGTACAATGTGCTCAGGCTGCTGCGAGGCTATGGCGGAATACCTCGTTCAATTGACTTTTTGCGGAACAGAATGTTGGATAAAAAATCAGATATGAGTCGAATCATCGATCGCTTGTATGCGCAACAACTGGTAGACCGGGTTGAAAACAACTCCGACAGAAGACAAAAAGAAATTTCTATCACACAAAAAGGGAAGGATTTACTTGATAAAATGGATGATTGTGAGAAGCATAGTGATTCGTTATTGAAAAACCTGACTGAAGAAGAAGCAAAAGAGCTAAATCGGTTGTTGGACAAAATCAGAGATAAAAATGAAACGCATTAA
- a CDS encoding D-glycero-alpha-D-manno-heptose-1,7-bisphosphate 7-phosphatase, producing the protein MNPNISRLKTKHFLFLDRDGVINVHRPNDYVKALDEFVFLPRALEALVKLSKHFSRIVIVTNQRGVSKGKMHESAVQEVHAYLQKQVEDAGGKIDGIYYCIHLDDNHPNRKPNSGMAFEAKKHFPEIDFSQSMMVGDSRSDIEFGNRLGMTTVLIKKEKPGWQKPVPDFIFSSLAAIAELWEDNANYIGEDALANK; encoded by the coding sequence ATGAACCCCAATATATCGCGGTTGAAAACCAAACATTTCCTTTTTTTAGACCGAGACGGTGTCATTAATGTGCACCGTCCCAATGATTATGTAAAAGCATTGGACGAATTTGTGTTTCTACCCAGAGCGCTTGAGGCATTGGTCAAATTGTCAAAACACTTTTCACGTATCGTTATTGTCACTAATCAACGTGGAGTAAGCAAAGGCAAAATGCATGAATCAGCTGTGCAAGAAGTACATGCTTATCTACAAAAGCAAGTTGAAGACGCCGGTGGAAAAATTGATGGTATTTATTACTGTATCCATTTAGACGATAATCATCCTAATCGGAAACCTAATAGCGGAATGGCATTTGAAGCAAAAAAGCATTTCCCTGAAATTGATTTCTCTCAAAGCATGATGGTTGGAGATTCTCGCTCAGATATTGAATTCGGCAATCGATTAGGAATGACTACCGTTCTCATCAAAAAAGAAAAACCAGGTTGGCAAAAACCAGTTCCTGATTTTATTTTTTCTTCCCTAGCAGCTATAGCTGAACTGTGGGAAGATAACGCAAATTACATTGGGGAAGATGCTTTAGCCAATAAATAG
- the aroC gene encoding chorismate synthase: MSNTFGNIFCLTTFGESHGIAIGGVIDGCPAGITVDTSFVQQELNRRRPGQSAIVTPRQEADEVEFLSGIFEGKTTGTPIGFIIRNSDQHSSDYENLRTTYRPSHADYTYQTKYGIRDYRGGGRSSARETAVRIVGGAIAKLALQSLNVQITAFTSQIGHIRLTEPYQAYDFSLIETNPVRCPDPNAAEQMENLIRDVRKTGDTIGGIITCVARNVPTGWGEPIYNKLHAALGNAMLSINAVKGFDYGNGFEGVSLRGSESNDEFVMREGEVVTMTNHSGGIQGGISNGQDIYFRTVFKPVATLLQNQHTINSLGEETIIKARGRHDPCVLPRAVPIVEAMTAMTLFDFYLLAKASSPM, translated from the coding sequence ATGTCAAATACTTTTGGAAATATCTTTTGCCTGACTACATTTGGAGAATCGCATGGTATTGCCATTGGGGGTGTCATTGATGGTTGCCCTGCTGGTATTACTGTTGATACGTCGTTTGTACAACAGGAATTAAATCGTCGTCGCCCAGGACAATCGGCTATCGTTACTCCCCGGCAGGAAGCAGATGAAGTCGAGTTTCTATCAGGTATTTTTGAAGGTAAAACTACAGGGACTCCTATCGGTTTTATAATTCGTAATTCAGATCAACATTCTTCTGATTACGAGAATCTCAGAACGACGTATCGCCCATCTCATGCTGATTATACATATCAAACCAAATATGGTATTCGTGATTATCGTGGTGGTGGACGAAGTTCGGCTCGTGAAACAGCAGTACGTATTGTAGGCGGAGCCATTGCAAAATTAGCATTGCAATCTTTGAATGTGCAAATTACAGCATTTACCTCTCAGATAGGACATATTCGACTCACAGAACCTTATCAGGCGTATGATTTCTCATTAATCGAAACAAATCCAGTGCGTTGTCCTGATCCGAATGCTGCTGAACAAATGGAAAACTTGATTCGTGATGTTCGTAAAACAGGAGATACAATTGGTGGCATTATTACATGTGTTGCCCGTAATGTACCTACTGGGTGGGGAGAGCCTATTTATAACAAGTTGCATGCTGCATTGGGAAATGCTATGTTATCCATTAATGCAGTGAAAGGTTTTGACTATGGCAATGGATTTGAGGGCGTTAGTTTGCGTGGATCCGAATCGAATGATGAATTTGTGATGCGTGAAGGAGAGGTAGTTACCATGACGAATCATTCGGGAGGCATTCAAGGTGGTATTTCAAACGGGCAGGATATTTATTTTCGAACTGTTTTTAAGCCGGTGGCTACGTTATTACAGAATCAACATACTATCAATTCTTTAGGAGAAGAGACAATAATTAAAGCCCGCGGAAGGCATGATCCATGTGTCTTGCCCAGGGCAGTCCCTATTGTTGAGGCGATGACGGCCATGACGTTGTTTGATTTCTATTTATTGGCTAAAGCATCTTCCCCAATGTAA
- a CDS encoding FKBP-type peptidyl-prolyl cis-trans isomerase: MIIEENKMVSVTYDLFVGGNDEEPELMEQATAQNPLTFCFGIGMMLPEFENNLRGLKQSDTFQFSIDSKNAYGEYDDENVVALPRSIFEVNGELDSDTIFEGNVVPLMDSDGNRLNAQIVEIADSTITVDFNHPLAGETLHFKGSVLEVREATDEDLAAFQGGCSCGSDGCSCGVDEEDGCGCGSGGCGCHS, translated from the coding sequence ATGATAATTGAAGAAAACAAAATGGTTTCAGTTACTTACGATTTATTTGTCGGAGGTAATGACGAAGAACCGGAATTAATGGAACAAGCCACAGCTCAAAATCCTTTGACTTTCTGCTTTGGAATTGGGATGATGCTTCCCGAATTTGAAAACAATTTGCGGGGGCTCAAACAAAGTGACACTTTTCAGTTTAGCATTGACAGTAAAAATGCATATGGAGAGTATGACGACGAAAACGTTGTCGCTCTTCCTCGTTCTATATTTGAAGTTAATGGTGAATTAGATTCAGATACTATCTTTGAAGGTAACGTTGTTCCCTTAATGGATAGTGATGGGAACCGACTAAATGCTCAGATTGTTGAAATTGCTGATTCTACTATTACGGTTGATTTTAATCATCCTTTAGCTGGCGAAACATTGCACTTCAAAGGTTCTGTATTAGAAGTGCGCGAAGCTACTGACGAGGATTTGGCTGCTTTCCAAGGTGGTTGCAGTTGTGGTAGCGACGGTTGTAGCTGTGGTGTTGATGAAGAAGATGGCTGTGGCTGCGGTAGTGGTGGCTGTGGTTGCCATTCTTAA